In Helianthus annuus cultivar XRQ/B chromosome 3, HanXRQr2.0-SUNRISE, whole genome shotgun sequence, a single window of DNA contains:
- the LOC110929349 gene encoding uncharacterized protein LOC110929349 isoform X3: MLSLYQQFVLMILKRAFWKLFMLRFSFFKFMMKEADIILEKGYYFLNAVSVSEIEALYELFKKISSVVIDDGLINNAYSSASRSCKASSEESSFSRVYMFKKVYKYKSFRISTMMITGSPGLKWGEQATYGNPFSKKKVSTSYDALLDIAGGKVNIDVLMALTAFASAFMGNPLEGGLLLALLNLARLKSISPVGQKLMSRS; encoded by the exons ATGCTTTCTCTGTACCAACAATTTGTATTGATGATCTTAAAGAGGGCATTTTGGAAACTATTCATGTTAagattttctttttttaaattcaTGATGAAAGAAGCTGACATCATACTGGAAAAAGGTTATTATTTTCTTAATGCAGTTAGTGTAAGTGAAATTGAGGCACTTTATGAGTTATTTAAGAAGATAAGCAGTGTAGTCATTGATGATGGGCTAATTAATAAT GCATATAGTTCTGCCTCCAGAAGTTGCAAAGCTTCTTCCGAAGAATCGTCTTTTAGCCGAG TGTATATGTTCAAGAAAgtgtataagtataaaagttttcGGATCTCGACTATGATGATAACTGGATCACCAG GTTTAAAATGGGGAGAACAAGCAACATATGGCAACCCCTTCAGTAAAAAGAAG GTGTCAACATCATATGATGCACTGTTAGATATTGCCGGTGGGAAAGTTAATATTGATGTATTAATGGCTCTTACTGCATTTGCATCTGCATTTATGGGGAATCCACTAGAAGGAGGCTTGCTTCTAGCATTGTTGAATTTGGCTCGC CTGAAGAGTATTTCACCAGTCGGTCAAAAGTTGATGTCAAGGAGTTGA
- the LOC110929349 gene encoding uncharacterized protein LOC110929349 isoform X2: MLSLYQQFVLMILKRAFWKLFMLRFSFFKFMMKEADIILEKGYYFLNAVSVSEIEALYELFKKISSVVIDDGLINNAYSSASRSCKASSEESSFSRGLKWGEQATYGNPFSKKKVSTSYDALLDIAGGKVNIDVLMALTAFASAFMGNPLEGGLLLALLNLARVAEEYFTSRSKVDVKELKENYPEFAFVLEVNNQKLLTCKKLLMKLRAKVIAAFHLKDSLCNS, encoded by the exons ATGCTTTCTCTGTACCAACAATTTGTATTGATGATCTTAAAGAGGGCATTTTGGAAACTATTCATGTTAagattttctttttttaaattcaTGATGAAAGAAGCTGACATCATACTGGAAAAAGGTTATTATTTTCTTAATGCAGTTAGTGTAAGTGAAATTGAGGCACTTTATGAGTTATTTAAGAAGATAAGCAGTGTAGTCATTGATGATGGGCTAATTAATAAT GCATATAGTTCTGCCTCCAGAAGTTGCAAAGCTTCTTCCGAAGAATCGTCTTTTAGCCGAG GTTTAAAATGGGGAGAACAAGCAACATATGGCAACCCCTTCAGTAAAAAGAAG GTGTCAACATCATATGATGCACTGTTAGATATTGCCGGTGGGAAAGTTAATATTGATGTATTAATGGCTCTTACTGCATTTGCATCTGCATTTATGGGGAATCCACTAGAAGGAGGCTTGCTTCTAGCATTGTTGAATTTGGCTCGCGTCG CTGAAGAGTATTTCACCAGTCGGTCAAAAGTTGATGTCAAGGAGTTGAAAGAGAACTATCCAGAGTTCGCCTTCGTACTTGAAGTTAACAACCAAAAGTTATTAACCTGTAAAAAGTTGTTGATGAAACTGCGGGCAAAGGTTATAGCGGCATTTCATCTAAAGGACAGTCTCTGTAATAGTTGA
- the LOC110929348 gene encoding transmembrane emp24 domain-containing protein p24delta3-like — MKPVPILLLMLVLVQNGESVWLSLPESGVKCVREEIHNNVVVIGEYLVMTFEGRLHSNPTISVTVTSPNGNILHHKENVTHEEFSFTSSGSGLYMACFLSDHPDIGGKLSVSIDWRVGVAAKDWDSIAKKEHIDGVELELRKLEGAVDAIHENMIYRMRREAKMRGVSETTNSRVALYSISSLSICILASCAQLWYLTRFFRNKKLI, encoded by the exons ATGAAACCGGTGCCGATATTGCTATTGATGCTAGTTCTGGTGCAAAATGGTGAATCTGTGTGGTTAAGTTTACCTGAATCGGGAGTCAAGTGTGTGAGGGAAGAAATTCACAACAATGTCGTCGTTATCGGCGAGTACCTCGTCATGACATTCGAAGGTCGCCTTCATTCTAATCCCACAATATCCGTCACG GTTACATCACCTAATGGAAACATTCTTCATCATAAGGAGAACGTAACACATGAAGAATTTTCCTTCACATCAAGTGGGTCTGGTTTGTATATGGCATGTTTCTTGTCTGACCACCCTGATATAGGTGGTAAATTAAGTGTTAGTATTGACTGGAGAGTAGGAGTTGCAGCTAAGGATTGGGACTCCATTGCTAAAAAAGAACATATTGAT GGCGTTGAACTCGAGTTGAGAAAGCTTGAAGGAGCTGTAGATGCCATTCATGAGAATATGATATACCGCATGCGCAG GGAGGCGAAAATGAGGGGAGTAAGTGAGACCACCAATTCTCGGGTGGCATTGTACAGTATCTCATCGTTGAGTATCTGCATTTTAGCGTCGTGTGCACAACTATGGTACTTGACTCGTTTCTTCCGAAACAAGAAACTGATCTAG
- the LOC110929349 gene encoding uncharacterized protein LOC110929349 isoform X1: MLSLYQQFVLMILKRAFWKLFMLRFSFFKFMMKEADIILEKGYYFLNAVSVSEIEALYELFKKISSVVIDDGLINNAYSSASRSCKASSEESSFSRVYMFKKVYKYKSFRISTMMITGSPGLKWGEQATYGNPFSKKKVSTSYDALLDIAGGKVNIDVLMALTAFASAFMGNPLEGGLLLALLNLARVAEEYFTSRSKVDVKELKENYPEFAFVLEVNNQKLLTCKKLLMKLRAKVIAAFHLKDSLCNS, encoded by the exons ATGCTTTCTCTGTACCAACAATTTGTATTGATGATCTTAAAGAGGGCATTTTGGAAACTATTCATGTTAagattttctttttttaaattcaTGATGAAAGAAGCTGACATCATACTGGAAAAAGGTTATTATTTTCTTAATGCAGTTAGTGTAAGTGAAATTGAGGCACTTTATGAGTTATTTAAGAAGATAAGCAGTGTAGTCATTGATGATGGGCTAATTAATAAT GCATATAGTTCTGCCTCCAGAAGTTGCAAAGCTTCTTCCGAAGAATCGTCTTTTAGCCGAG TGTATATGTTCAAGAAAgtgtataagtataaaagttttcGGATCTCGACTATGATGATAACTGGATCACCAG GTTTAAAATGGGGAGAACAAGCAACATATGGCAACCCCTTCAGTAAAAAGAAG GTGTCAACATCATATGATGCACTGTTAGATATTGCCGGTGGGAAAGTTAATATTGATGTATTAATGGCTCTTACTGCATTTGCATCTGCATTTATGGGGAATCCACTAGAAGGAGGCTTGCTTCTAGCATTGTTGAATTTGGCTCGCGTCG CTGAAGAGTATTTCACCAGTCGGTCAAAAGTTGATGTCAAGGAGTTGAAAGAGAACTATCCAGAGTTCGCCTTCGTACTTGAAGTTAACAACCAAAAGTTATTAACCTGTAAAAAGTTGTTGATGAAACTGCGGGCAAAGGTTATAGCGGCATTTCATCTAAAGGACAGTCTCTGTAATAGTTGA
- the LOC110929350 gene encoding transmembrane emp24 domain-containing protein p24delta4-like — MVEKVRLLLPMLLLMLILVQNGESVWLTLPRSGNKCVMEEIHNNVVVVGEYTVVIFEGLIRSNPTVSITVMSPSGNIIHHKENATHDEFAFTSTESGLYATCFLDDQPGEGGKLIVNIDWKMGAAAKDWDSIAKKEKIEGVELELRKLEGAVETIHGYLGYHKKREAEMRGVSETTNSRVAWYSISSLGICILASSAQLWYLTRFFQKKKLI, encoded by the exons ATGGTGGAAAAAGTTAGGTTACTGCTGCCGATGCTGTTGTTGATGTTAATTCTGGTTCAAAATGGTGAATCTGTGTGGTTAACTTTACCTAGATCGGGGAACAAGTGCGTGATGGAGGAAATTCACAACAATGTCGTTGTTGTCGGAGAGTATACCGTTGTTATCTTTGAAGGTCTTATTCGTTCTAATCCAACCGTCTCCATTACG GTTATGTCACCTTCTGGGAACATAATTCACCACAAGGAGAACGCAACACATGATGAATTTGCGTTCACATCAACTGAGTCTGGGCTGTATGCTACATGTTTCTTGGATGACCAACCTGGTGAAGGTGGTAAGTTAATTGTTAATATTGATTGGAAAATGGGAGCTGCAGCAAAGGATTGGGATTCGATtgctaaaaaagaaaaaattgag GGCGTTGAACTCGAGTTGAGAAAGCTTGAAGGAGCTGTGGAGACCATTCATGGTTATCTGGGATACCACAAGAAAAG AGAGGCGGAAATGAGGGGAGTGAGTGAGACCACCAATTCCAGGGTGGCATGGTACAGCATCTCGTCGTTGGGTATCTGCATTTTGGCTTCGAGTGCACAACTATGGTACTTGACCCGTTTCTTCCAAAAGAAGAAACTGATCTAG